The following proteins are co-located in the Solanum pennellii chromosome 1, SPENNV200 genome:
- the LOC107011315 gene encoding probable inactive leucine-rich repeat receptor kinase XIAO, with translation MSKSRTSVFFFLFLFLLSSVQSIPPSTDILALQAFKAAIKPSSIPSYSCLGSWNFTTDPCSVPRVTHFTCGLSCSSGNRVTELTLDPAGYTGTLSPLVSKLTQLVTLDLQNNNFYGPIPSSLSSLPNLKNLVLRLNSFSGSVPPSLTSLKSLLSLDLSHNLISGLPNSMNELTSLRRLDLSYNKLTGSLPKLPPNLLELAAKANSLSGPLLKSSFYGLNQLEVVELSENSLFGTIETWFFQLPSLQQIDMANNSFTLVKISNVVNLNSDLVAVDLGFNKIEGYLPVNFAIFPRLSSLTLRYNKFRGPIPLQYSKKATLKRLYLDGNFLNGSPPAGFFGRETSVTGSLGDNCLQKCPISSQLCLKSQKSTSICQQAYGGKPKS, from the coding sequence ATGTCAAAATCAAGAACCtctgttttcttctttctctttctttttttactttcatCAGTTCAATCAATTCCTCCTTCTACAGACATACTTGCTCTTCAAGCTTTTAAAGCCGCAATTAAACCTTCCTCTATTCCTTCATATTCTTGTTTAGGTTCTTGGAATTTCACTACAGACCCTTGCTCTGTTCCTCGTGTTACCCATTTCACTTGTGGCCTTTCTTGTAGCTCTGGAAACAGAGTAACTGAACTTACGCTTGATCCTGCTGGTTACACAGGGACTCTTTCTCCGTTAGTTTCTAAACTCACTCAACTTGTTACTCTTGATCTTCAGAACAACAATTTCTATGGTCCAATTCCTTCTTCTCTGTCTTCTTTACCAAATctcaagaacctggttcttcgACTCAATTCATTTTCTGGGTCAGTCCCACCTTCGCTTACTTCTTTAAAATCTCTGCTTTCTCTTGATCTTTCTCATAATTTGATTTCTGGGTTACCAAATTCGATGAATGAGTTAACAAGCTTGAGAAGACTTGATCTTAGTTACAATAAGCTAACTGGGTCACTCCCAAAATTACCCCCAAATCTACTAGAACTTGCAGCGAAGGCTAATTCGTTATCTGGGCCTCTATTGAAATCGTCGTTTTATGGGTTAAATCAACTGGAAGTTGTGGAGCTTAGTGAAAATTCGTTATTTGGAACTATTGAAACTTGGTTCTTTCAGTTACCTTCGTTGCAACAAATCGACATGGCGAACAACAGCTTTACACTCGTCAAGATCTCAAATGTTGTTAATTTGAACAGCGACCTTGTCGCCGTCGATTTGGGTTTCAACAAAATCGAAGGATATTTACCGGTCAATTTCGCGATTTTCCCTCGATTGTCGTCGTTGACATTGAGGTATAACAAGTTCCGGGGGCCGATTCCGTTGCAGTATAGCAAAAAGGCGACGTTGAAAAGGTTGTATCTTGACGGTAATTTCTTGAATGGATCACCGCCGGCGGGATTTTTCGGCCGGGAAACTTCAGTTACCGGCAGTTTAGGAGATAATTGTTTACAAAAATGTCCGATTTCTTCGCAACTTTGCTTGAAATCACAGAAATCTACGTCGATTTGTCAGCAAGCTTATGGTGGGAAACCAAAGTCTTAG